The following proteins come from a genomic window of Gammaproteobacteria bacterium:
- a CDS encoding alpha/beta hydrolase, with the protein MRSTRVTSRQSRQNEAGFSAKPAMGVIRFIFPIISPAFPRFAARCCLHIFLTPQRYRIPAREEEYVSTSEQSRVQVAGKSVVVYAWGNGNKKVLLCHSWGGRGTQLAAFIKPFLAKGYAVMAFDAPGHGRSTGRQTDMMEYSATINTLIKIHGPFHAIIGHSFGAGNILFSKKQYAFQVKKIALIGCFSRGSWVTDRFGELLNIPPNIIGRMMRILEEKYNGRLRWDQLDMAEMARAETASILVVHDRDDMEIPYSHALEFEGKCGKKIELFSTDGLGHRRILRNSEVISRVCEFVGEE; encoded by the coding sequence ATGAGATCAACTCGTGTTACATCTAGGCAGTCGCGTCAAAACGAGGCGGGGTTTTCAGCTAAGCCTGCAATGGGCGTCATTCGATTCATATTTCCGATTATTTCGCCTGCTTTTCCTCGCTTCGCTGCAAGATGTTGTCTGCATATTTTCCTCACCCCACAGCGATATCGCATTCCCGCAAGGGAGGAAGAGTATGTGAGTACTTCTGAGCAAAGCAGGGTGCAAGTGGCCGGAAAATCTGTTGTGGTCTACGCATGGGGCAATGGGAATAAAAAAGTATTGCTCTGCCACTCATGGGGTGGGCGTGGGACCCAATTGGCGGCATTTATCAAGCCTTTTCTGGCAAAGGGATATGCGGTGATGGCTTTTGATGCCCCGGGACATGGCCGTTCTACTGGCCGCCAAACCGACATGATGGAGTATTCAGCCACCATTAATACATTAATAAAAATTCACGGCCCATTTCACGCAATTATTGGACATTCATTTGGCGCGGGCAACATTCTTTTCTCCAAGAAGCAGTATGCTTTTCAAGTAAAAAAGATTGCGCTCATTGGCTGCTTTTCACGTGGATCATGGGTTACCGACCGTTTTGGAGAGTTACTAAACATCCCACCCAATATTATCGGTAGAATGATGCGTATTTTGGAAGAAAAATACAATGGTCGCCTGCGATGGGATCAATTGGACATGGCCGAAATGGCAAGAGCCGAGACGGCATCCATCCTGGTTGTGCATGATAGGGATGACATGGAAATTCCCTATTCACATGCCCTGGAATTTGAGGGCAAGTGTGGCAAAAAGATCGAGCTGTTCAGCACAGACGGCCTGGGGCATCGCCGCATTCTGCGCAATTCGGAGGTTATTTCCCGAGTATGTGAGTTCGTGGGTGAAGAGTAG
- the serB gene encoding phosphoserine phosphatase SerB, giving the protein MPTVILQGSNLTKDTARAIAAQLHCDIEQGSGYYRLRSEAPIAAEAVAALRATANFDINLLPQDFHPDQVRLLVTDMDSTLINIECIDEIADFIGVKPQVSAITSAAMRGEINFETSLTQRVALLAGLHADALEHVYNERLRANPGAEQMIVGLRAQGIKIGLVSGGFTFFTERLKERFNLDYARANVLEIIDGRLTGRILGDITGAAGKAEFLLDLCKQLGISPAQAVAMGDGANDLEMMKIAGFSIAYHAKPAVQAQAGAVLNHCGLEGVLGLLDIADS; this is encoded by the coding sequence ATGCCTACCGTTATACTTCAAGGTTCCAATCTCACCAAAGACACGGCCCGTGCCATTGCCGCTCAGCTACATTGCGACATTGAGCAGGGCAGCGGCTATTACAGGCTGCGTTCGGAAGCGCCCATTGCCGCCGAAGCTGTGGCGGCGCTGCGCGCCACTGCCAACTTCGACATCAATCTGCTGCCACAGGACTTCCATCCCGATCAGGTGCGCCTGCTGGTCACTGATATGGACTCCACGCTGATCAACATCGAGTGCATCGACGAAATCGCCGACTTCATCGGCGTCAAACCCCAGGTCTCCGCCATAACGTCTGCGGCGATGCGTGGCGAGATCAATTTCGAGACCTCGCTCACACAGCGTGTCGCTCTGCTCGCAGGCCTGCACGCGGATGCGCTGGAGCACGTCTACAACGAGCGCCTGAGAGCCAATCCCGGCGCCGAACAGATGATCGTCGGCCTGCGCGCCCAGGGCATCAAGATTGGCCTGGTGTCCGGCGGCTTCACCTTCTTCACCGAACGCCTCAAGGAACGCTTCAATCTCGACTATGCCCGCGCCAATGTGCTGGAGATTATTGACGGCCGCCTCACCGGCCGCATCCTTGGCGACATCACCGGCGCGGCAGGCAAGGCCGAATTTCTGCTGGATTTGTGCAAGCAACTCGGCATCTCGCCCGCCCAGGCTGTTGCGATGGGCGACGGCGCCAACGATCTGGAGATGATGAAAATCGCCGGATTCAGCATCGCCTACCACGCCAAGCCCGCCGTGCAGGCACAGGCCGGGGCGGTGCTTAATCATTGCGGGTTGGAGGGGGTGTTGGGGTTGCTGGATATTGCGGATAGTTAG
- a CDS encoding YicC family protein, which produces MIRSMTAFARQERNTEWGTLAWELRSVNHRFLEASIRLPEELRGLEPQAREHVALRLNRGKVECHLRFQSASQAPTELVLNKEFVSRLVQTSREVDRLLYSSAPVNSLDILRWPGALQAVEINLEPVCEAALLLLDETLASLTEARAREGTRLKVMLEQRCDALSALVTQVRARLPEIRARFRERLAGRLAEIKAELDPARLEQEMALLAQKIDVDEEMERLGSHVEEMRRTLSQNEPVGRRLDFLMQELNREANTLGSKSADIETTRASVEMKVLIEQMREQIQNIE; this is translated from the coding sequence ATGATACGCAGCATGACCGCCTTCGCGCGCCAGGAACGGAATACCGAATGGGGCACCCTCGCGTGGGAGCTGCGCTCGGTCAATCACCGTTTTCTTGAGGCATCCATCCGCCTGCCCGAGGAGCTGCGCGGGCTGGAGCCGCAGGCCAGGGAACACGTTGCGCTCCGGCTCAACCGCGGCAAGGTAGAGTGCCATCTGCGGTTTCAGTCAGCGTCTCAGGCGCCCACTGAGCTTGTGCTCAACAAGGAATTTGTCAGTCGCCTGGTGCAAACCAGCCGCGAGGTGGATCGCCTGCTATACAGCTCGGCCCCTGTCAACTCCCTGGATATCCTGCGCTGGCCCGGCGCGCTGCAAGCGGTCGAGATCAATCTAGAGCCAGTATGCGAGGCCGCCCTGTTATTACTGGATGAGACGCTAGCAAGCCTGACGGAAGCCCGTGCCCGGGAAGGAACCAGGCTTAAGGTGATGCTTGAGCAGCGTTGCGATGCCCTATCGGCGCTGGTGACGCAAGTGCGGGCGCGCCTGCCGGAGATCAGGGCGCGGTTTCGTGAGCGGCTAGCCGGCCGCCTGGCCGAAATCAAGGCCGAGCTGGACCCAGCGCGTCTGGAACAGGAGATGGCACTGCTGGCCCAAAAAATAGATGTAGACGAAGAAATGGAACGGCTGGGCAGCCACGTCGAAGAAATGCGCCGAACACTGAGTCAGAACGAGCCCGTCGGGCGGCGCCTGGATTTCCTCATGCAGGAGCTAAACCGCGAAGCCAACACCTTGGGTTCAAAATCGGCGGATATCGAAACCACCCGCGCCTCGGTGGAGATGAAAGTGCTTATTGAGCAGATGCGCGAACAGATACAGAATATTGAGTAG
- the gmk gene encoding guanylate kinase yields MSNTNNVPVPQGTLYIISAPSGAGKTSLVKSLVEKTAGISVSISHTTRPMRPGEQDGAHYHFVDQATFGAMIEAGAFVEYARVFDNFYGTSLTGALDKVREGVDVILEIDWQGAQQVRRKIPESVGIFILPPSRAILEQRLRARGQDSDEVIARRTREAVAEMSHHAEFDYLVVNDDFDTALADLQSIVRARRLRMAAQTARQEKLLADLLTAT; encoded by the coding sequence ATGTCAAACACCAACAACGTCCCTGTACCCCAGGGAACTTTATACATCATATCCGCACCCTCCGGCGCGGGAAAAACCAGCCTTGTTAAGTCTTTAGTTGAGAAGACTGCGGGGATCAGCGTATCCATATCACACACCACCCGCCCGATGCGCCCAGGCGAACAGGATGGCGCACATTATCATTTCGTTGATCAGGCCACGTTTGGCGCCATGATCGAGGCTGGAGCCTTCGTCGAATATGCCCGTGTATTCGACAATTTTTATGGCACCTCGCTGACCGGCGCGCTGGATAAAGTGCGCGAAGGCGTCGACGTAATCCTGGAGATCGACTGGCAAGGCGCGCAGCAGGTGCGGCGGAAAATTCCGGAGAGTGTCGGCATCTTTATCCTGCCGCCGTCGCGTGCCATCCTGGAACAGCGCCTGCGCGCGCGGGGCCAGGATAGTGATGAGGTCATTGCGCGGCGCACACGCGAAGCGGTCGCTGAAATGTCACATCACGCCGAATTTGATTATCTGGTGGTGAACGACGACTTCGACACCGCCCTGGCGGATTTGCAGTCCATCGTCCGGGCGCGGCGGCTCAGAATGGCAGCGCAGACCGCGCGCCAGGAAAAGCTTTTGGCGGACCTACTGACGGCCACCTGA
- a CDS encoding class I SAM-dependent methyltransferase produces MSLSHSYTLFAPLYDLMISAATRTARAASLRTLGDVTGQSILIDGIGTGLDIPLLPSGAKYIGVDYTLAMLRRAREKCIGKSVALHAGDAMALPYADGTFDAVIMHLILAVVPKPQQALAEAARVLKPGGRIFILDKFLRPGQAAPLRRLISPLLGQLATRTDVVFEDLLAGCPQLAVVSDTPAMAQGWFRCILLQKI; encoded by the coding sequence ATGAGCCTAAGCCACAGCTATACCCTATTCGCTCCCCTTTACGATCTTATGATCAGCGCCGCAACGCGTACGGCGCGTGCTGCCAGTTTACGCACTCTGGGCGATGTTACCGGGCAGAGCATCCTCATCGACGGCATCGGTACCGGCCTGGATATTCCTTTGCTGCCATCGGGCGCCAAATATATCGGGGTGGACTACACACTTGCCATGCTGCGCCGCGCTCGTGAGAAGTGTATTGGCAAAAGCGTCGCACTACATGCGGGTGATGCTATGGCGTTGCCTTATGCCGATGGCACCTTCGATGCCGTTATCATGCATCTCATCCTGGCCGTAGTGCCAAAACCGCAACAGGCATTGGCGGAGGCGGCGCGTGTGCTCAAGCCGGGCGGCAGAATATTCATACTCGACAAGTTCCTGCGCCCCGGACAGGCCGCGCCGCTGCGGCGGTTGATCAGCCCCCTGCTGGGCCAGCTTGCCACGCGCACCGATGTGGTATTTGAAGACCTGCTGGCGGGGTGCCCTCAATTGGCGGTAGTCAGTGACACACCGGCGATGGCACAGGGCTGGTTCAGGTGCATTCTTTTGCAAAAAATCTAA
- the spoT gene encoding bifunctional GTP diphosphokinase/guanosine-3',5'-bis pyrophosphate 3'-pyrophosphohydrolase, with product MLGTYLEHDQIAQIRRAYQFGEAAHEGQQRLSGEPYISHPLAVARILAEMRLDHQSIMAAILHDVIEDTGTAKEYLTNQFGEEVADLVDGVSKLTQIKFRSKAEAQAENFRKMVLAMVRDIRVILVKLADRLHNMRTLGAMAPDKRRRIANETLEIYVPIANRLGLNTMRQELEELGFASLYPLRYRILAEAVRKARGNRKEILQKIATAIEERLNQEGLAGRVQGREKHLYSIYQKMRNKHLSFSEVFDVYAFRIIVDRVDACYRALGIAHNLYKPVPGKFKDYIAIPKSNGYQGVHTVLFGPYGVPIEIQIRTEDMDKVAESGIAAHWSYKVGDKAGGAQARAREWLRELLEIQKSAGNSLEFIENVKIDLFPDQVYVFTPKGRIMRLMRGATAVDFAYAVHTDVGNSCVAAKIDRHLAPLSTPLNNGQTVEIVAAPGAQPNPAWLNFVVTGKARANIRNYLKNLKSEEAISLGRRLLDKSLAEFNTALAKLPRERFNLVLEEFKLKSIESLYEDIGLGNRMAALVARRLAPLEKEASERSRGIKDVLTRYVPGWLKGGERATHRPLVIKGTEGMVVTFAKCCHPLPGDQILGFVTAGRGIVIHTESCKNVAEFRNRPEKWIDVQWATGITSEFPVEIRVDALNQRGALATVAAAIAEMGANIDNVSIEERDGKYSTLTLIIEVRDRIHLAKIMRRVRSIEMVARILRTKG from the coding sequence ATGCTCGGCACCTATCTCGAGCATGACCAAATAGCCCAGATCCGCCGCGCCTATCAATTTGGCGAAGCGGCGCATGAGGGGCAGCAGCGCCTCTCCGGTGAACCCTATATCTCCCACCCACTGGCCGTGGCGCGCATCTTGGCCGAGATGCGTCTGGACCACCAGAGCATCATGGCCGCCATCCTGCACGATGTCATTGAGGACACCGGCACAGCCAAGGAGTATCTGACCAATCAGTTTGGCGAGGAAGTTGCCGACCTGGTAGACGGCGTCAGCAAGCTCACTCAGATCAAATTCCGCTCCAAGGCCGAAGCCCAGGCCGAAAATTTTCGCAAGATGGTACTGGCCATGGTGCGCGATATCCGCGTCATCCTGGTCAAGCTCGCCGACCGGCTGCACAACATGCGCACGCTGGGGGCTATGGCACCCGATAAACGCCGCCGCATTGCAAATGAGACCCTGGAGATTTACGTTCCCATCGCCAATCGCCTGGGACTCAACACGATGCGCCAGGAATTGGAAGAGCTTGGGTTTGCCTCCCTCTACCCCCTGCGTTACCGTATCCTTGCCGAGGCAGTGCGCAAGGCGCGCGGCAATCGCAAGGAAATCTTGCAAAAAATCGCAACCGCCATTGAAGAGCGGCTCAACCAGGAAGGCCTGGCGGGGCGCGTCCAGGGGCGCGAGAAACACCTCTACAGCATTTACCAAAAGATGCGCAACAAGCACCTTTCCTTCTCCGAGGTGTTTGATGTCTATGCCTTCCGCATCATCGTCGACAGGGTGGACGCCTGTTACCGTGCGCTGGGTATTGCCCACAACCTTTACAAGCCTGTACCTGGCAAGTTCAAGGATTACATCGCCATCCCCAAATCGAATGGCTATCAGGGCGTCCATACCGTTCTGTTTGGACCTTATGGCGTGCCCATTGAAATTCAAATACGTACCGAAGACATGGACAAGGTGGCCGAATCGGGCATCGCCGCGCACTGGTCATACAAGGTGGGCGACAAGGCCGGTGGCGCACAGGCGCGCGCCCGCGAGTGGCTGCGTGAACTGTTGGAAATTCAGAAGAGCGCCGGCAATTCGCTGGAATTCATTGAAAACGTCAAGATCGACCTGTTCCCGGATCAGGTCTACGTATTCACCCCCAAGGGCAGGATCATGCGCCTGATGCGCGGCGCCACCGCCGTGGATTTCGCCTACGCAGTGCATACCGATGTCGGCAATAGCTGCGTTGCGGCGAAGATTGATCGGCATCTGGCGCCGCTCAGCACCCCGTTGAACAACGGCCAGACCGTCGAGATCGTTGCCGCCCCTGGCGCGCAACCGAACCCGGCCTGGCTCAACTTCGTGGTGACAGGCAAGGCACGCGCCAACATCCGCAATTATCTGAAGAACCTCAAAAGCGAAGAGGCAATCAGTCTGGGCAGACGTTTGCTGGACAAGTCGTTGGCCGAGTTCAACACTGCACTCGCCAAGTTGCCGCGCGAACGCTTCAACCTGGTGCTGGAAGAATTCAAACTCAAGTCGATCGAAAGCCTGTACGAGGATATCGGCCTGGGCAACCGTATGGCGGCCTTGGTGGCGCGCCGCTTGGCGCCATTGGAAAAAGAAGCAAGCGAACGCAGCCGGGGGATCAAGGATGTCCTGACGCGCTACGTGCCGGGATGGCTCAAAGGAGGCGAGCGCGCCACGCACCGACCACTGGTGATCAAGGGCACGGAGGGTATGGTGGTGACCTTCGCCAAATGCTGCCATCCCCTCCCGGGTGACCAGATCCTGGGATTCGTCACGGCGGGAAGGGGCATTGTGATTCACACCGAGTCCTGCAAAAACGTTGCGGAATTCCGCAACCGCCCGGAAAAGTGGATCGACGTGCAGTGGGCGACTGGCATCACCAGCGAATTCCCCGTTGAAATCCGCGTCGACGCACTCAACCAGCGTGGTGCATTGGCCACCGTAGCCGCCGCCATTGCGGAAATGGGCGCCAACATCGACAATGTCAGCATCGAAGAACGTGACGGCAAATACAGCACACTCACCCTGATCATCGAAGTGCGCGACCGTATACATCTGGCCAAAATCATGCGGCGGGTGCGCTCAATAGAAATGGTTGCGCGGATTCTGAGGACCAAGGGATGA
- a CDS encoding GNAT family N-acetyltransferase, with protein sequence MAELIEFETERLHMRQWKPSDREPFAALNSDPRVMAFFPSLLTRIDSDTMADRCQSLIEERGWGFWAAESKATQDIIGFVGLHIPIPELPFSPCVEVGWRLAFQHWGKGFATEAAGGALRVGFDLLGLPEIVSFCAVHHLKSRAVMERLGMRESGTFEHPSVPVGSMLRQHCLYRLSREGPA encoded by the coding sequence ATGGCTGAGCTAATCGAGTTCGAGACCGAGCGTCTTCATATGCGTCAGTGGAAACCCTCCGACCGCGAACCATTTGCCGCGCTCAACTCAGACCCAAGGGTCATGGCATTCTTTCCGTCGCTACTCACGCGTATCGACAGCGACACGATGGCTGACCGTTGCCAATCACTCATTGAAGAACGTGGCTGGGGTTTCTGGGCAGCCGAATCCAAGGCCACTCAAGATATCATCGGATTTGTTGGGCTACACATCCCGATTCCCGAACTTCCGTTCTCCCCTTGTGTAGAAGTGGGTTGGCGACTCGCCTTTCAACACTGGGGAAAAGGCTTTGCTACAGAGGCTGCAGGGGGCGCTCTTCGTGTTGGCTTCGATCTTCTCGGCTTGCCGGAAATCGTATCCTTCTGCGCAGTTCACCACCTCAAGTCGCGCGCGGTTATGGAGCGTCTCGGTATGCGAGAGTCTGGCACCTTCGAGCATCCTAGTGTGCCCGTGGGCAGCATGCTTCGGCAGCACTGCTTGTACCGGTTGTCGCGTGAGGGTCCAGCATAA
- the rpoZ gene encoding DNA-directed RNA polymerase subunit omega, giving the protein MARVTIEDCLANVDNRFQLVLVAARRARQLASGAQSMVAWENDKATVVALREIAAGRVDRSILDEVVAAEHAGVSQVQEEELQGEV; this is encoded by the coding sequence ATGGCACGTGTAACGATAGAAGACTGCCTTGCCAACGTCGATAACCGTTTTCAGCTTGTGCTGGTGGCAGCCAGACGCGCACGACAGCTCGCCTCGGGCGCGCAGTCGATGGTCGCCTGGGAAAACGACAAGGCGACAGTGGTGGCGCTGCGCGAAATCGCCGCAGGCCGGGTAGACCGCTCTATTCTGGATGAGGTTGTCGCCGCAGAGCACGCTGGTGTATCCCAGGTCCAGGAAGAGGAGCTGCAGGGAGAAGTATAG
- the hemW gene encoding radical SAM family heme chaperone HemW, translating into MFNFTALPPLSLYVHMPWCVRKCPYCDFNSHETKDALPEAEYIAALIADLEQELPSVWGRSIESIFIGGGTPSLFSPAAFDRLFSEIRARLPCKPGIEITMEANPGTWEYGKFREFRAVGVNRLSLGIQSFDTEMLQKLGRIHGAREAFTAAETAHAVGFDNFNLDLMFGLPGQSIAQALADIRNAIALQPAHISLYQLTLEPNTAFYVNPPALPEDDALWEMQEQCQSRLATHGYRQYEVSAYAQPGHECRHNLNYWRFGDYLGIGAGAHGKISDAQHQRITRSWKVKNPRDYLAKAATPARIGGTQALKRNDVGLEFMMNALRLTDGFPVALFAEHTGQPISIVKQGLQQAEEKGLIEWDIHTIRPTELGRRFLNDLLGLFLGE; encoded by the coding sequence ATGTTCAACTTCACCGCCCTGCCACCGCTCTCCCTGTACGTACACATGCCCTGGTGCGTCCGCAAATGCCCGTATTGCGATTTCAATTCGCACGAGACAAAGGACGCCCTGCCTGAGGCCGAATACATTGCGGCATTGATCGCCGACCTCGAACAGGAGCTGCCATCAGTGTGGGGACGCTCTATTGAAAGCATCTTCATTGGCGGAGGAACACCCAGCCTGTTTTCGCCCGCCGCCTTCGACCGCCTGTTTTCTGAAATTCGCGCGCGACTGCCCTGCAAGCCTGGAATCGAGATCACCATGGAGGCCAATCCCGGCACTTGGGAATACGGTAAATTCCGCGAGTTCCGCGCCGTTGGCGTCAATCGTTTGTCACTCGGTATACAAAGTTTCGACACCGAAATGTTGCAAAAGTTAGGGCGCATCCATGGCGCGCGCGAGGCGTTTACTGCCGCGGAAACCGCACACGCCGTCGGCTTTGATAACTTCAATCTTGATCTGATGTTTGGCCTGCCTGGCCAGTCCATTGCCCAGGCGCTGGCCGACATCAGGAACGCCATCGCCCTGCAACCCGCGCATATTTCCCTGTACCAGCTCACCCTTGAGCCGAACACTGCCTTTTACGTCAACCCTCCCGCATTGCCGGAGGATGACGCACTGTGGGAGATGCAGGAACAGTGCCAAAGCCGACTCGCAACCCACGGTTACCGGCAATATGAGGTATCCGCCTACGCCCAGCCCGGCCATGAGTGCCGCCACAACCTGAATTACTGGCGTTTCGGCGACTACTTGGGCATCGGCGCCGGGGCGCACGGCAAGATCAGCGATGCGCAGCACCAACGCATCACCCGTAGCTGGAAAGTCAAAAACCCGCGCGATTACCTGGCCAAGGCGGCTACCCCGGCGCGCATCGGCGGAACGCAAGCATTGAAGCGCAACGATGTCGGCCTGGAATTCATGATGAACGCCCTGCGCCTCACCGATGGCTTTCCGGTGGCTTTATTCGCCGAACATACCGGCCAACCGATCTCCATCGTGAAACAAGGCTTGCAGCAGGCGGAAGAAAAAGGACTGATCGAATGGGATATCCACACCATTCGCCCCACTGAACTGGGCAGGCGCTTTCTGAATGATTTACTGGGCCTGTTTTTGGGGGAGTAA